Proteins from a genomic interval of Candidatus Nanopelagicales bacterium:
- the gabT gene encoding 4-aminobutyrate--2-oxoglutarate transaminase, with product MTEPFGPELPQVRKVVTEIPGPRSQALAARRAVSVSAALGAAVPIYADRAGGGVIIDVDGNSFIDMGSGIAVTNVGNAAPLVAQGVTEQVHKLTHTCFMVAGYEPYIEVCEQLNELTPGDHDKHSALFNSGAEAVENAVKVSRAFTHRHAVVVFEHAYHGRTNLTMGMTAKNMPYKESFGPFASEVYRVPTSYPLRDGLDGQAAAARSLQRIEFEVGGHNVAAVIIEPIKGEGGFVVPAPGFLAAIQQWCTDNGAVFIADEIQTGFCRTGEWFASDHEGVVPDVITTAKGIAGGLPLAAVTGRAEIMDSVHVGGLGGTYGGNPVTCAAAMASIQTMRELDLAARARHIGDIMLQRLTDVQGKVDVIAEVRGRGAMMAIEFTEPGTLTPLPDLPKKIAASCAQQGVVILTAGTYGNVIRLLPPLVIGDELLSDAMDVLSAAIIAEAAR from the coding sequence ATGACTGAACCCTTCGGCCCCGAACTCCCCCAGGTCCGCAAGGTCGTGACCGAGATCCCCGGACCACGGTCCCAGGCACTGGCCGCCCGCCGGGCAGTGTCGGTGTCCGCCGCGCTGGGAGCGGCGGTGCCGATCTACGCCGACCGTGCAGGCGGAGGCGTGATCATCGATGTGGACGGCAACTCCTTCATCGATATGGGGTCCGGCATCGCTGTGACGAACGTAGGTAACGCGGCTCCGCTCGTTGCCCAGGGCGTGACAGAGCAGGTGCACAAACTGACCCACACATGCTTCATGGTGGCCGGCTACGAGCCGTACATCGAGGTGTGCGAACAGCTCAACGAACTCACCCCCGGGGATCACGACAAGCACTCGGCGCTGTTCAACTCCGGCGCGGAGGCCGTCGAGAATGCCGTGAAAGTGTCCCGGGCCTTCACCCACCGCCATGCGGTGGTCGTTTTCGAGCACGCCTACCACGGTCGGACCAACCTCACGATGGGCATGACGGCCAAGAACATGCCCTACAAGGAGTCGTTCGGTCCGTTCGCCTCGGAGGTCTACCGCGTCCCGACGTCCTATCCCCTGCGCGATGGTCTCGACGGCCAGGCTGCCGCTGCCCGATCACTGCAGCGGATCGAGTTCGAGGTCGGCGGGCACAACGTCGCAGCCGTGATCATCGAACCGATCAAGGGCGAGGGCGGCTTCGTCGTCCCCGCCCCAGGATTCCTGGCGGCGATTCAGCAGTGGTGCACGGACAACGGCGCGGTGTTTATCGCTGACGAGATCCAGACCGGCTTCTGCCGCACCGGTGAATGGTTCGCGAGCGACCACGAAGGTGTCGTACCGGATGTGATCACGACCGCCAAGGGGATCGCCGGTGGACTACCGCTGGCGGCGGTCACCGGCCGCGCCGAGATCATGGACAGCGTCCACGTCGGTGGGCTCGGTGGGACCTACGGAGGTAACCCGGTCACCTGCGCTGCCGCGATGGCCTCCATCCAGACCATGCGCGAACTGGACCTGGCGGCCCGTGCGCGTCACATCGGCGACATCATGCTGCAGCGACTGACCGACGTTCAGGGCAAAGTCGACGTGATCGCCGAAGTGCGGGGGCGGGGAGCCATGATGGCCATCGAGTTCACCGAACCAGGAACGCTCACACCACTGCCCGACTTGCCCAAGAAGATCGCCGCGTCCTGCGCCCAGCAGGGTGTGGTCATCCTCACCGCGGGCACCTACGGCAACGTCATCCGGCTGCTGCCACCACTGGTGATCGGTGACGAGTTGTTGTCCGACGCGATGGACGTCTTGTCCGCGGCGATCATCGCCGAGGCCGCTCGATGA
- a CDS encoding saccharopine dehydrogenase C-terminal domain-containing protein, giving the protein MRILMIGAGGVGSSAALIAARRDFFEHFVVADYDQVRAQALVDRIGDDRFSAIQLDASDPQHVANACRELRVTHVLNAVDPRFVVDIFEGAFLAGADYLDTAMSLSSRHPDKPYELTGVKLGDDQFAHSDSWGAKGRLALVGIGVEPGLADVFARYAADNLFSEIDELGVRDASDLVVHGYDFAPSFSIWTVIEECLNPPVIWEKDRGWYTTEPFSEPEVFDFPEGIGPVECVNVEHEEVLLMPRWIDAQRVTFKFGLGDEFIEVLKTLRKLGLDRTEPVKVGHHEVSPRDVVAACLPDPLTLGDKMSGKTCAGLWVTGTGKDGNPREVYLYHVADNDWTMTEYGAQAVVWQTAMNPVVALELLATGQWSGAGVLGPEAMPSEPFLDLLTNGYGQQWQLQERTPTAVP; this is encoded by the coding sequence ATGCGCATCCTCATGATCGGCGCCGGCGGGGTCGGCTCGTCGGCCGCATTGATCGCAGCCCGACGAGACTTCTTCGAGCACTTCGTGGTGGCCGACTACGACCAAGTGCGTGCCCAAGCGTTGGTGGACCGCATCGGCGACGACCGTTTCTCCGCGATTCAGCTGGACGCCTCCGACCCGCAGCATGTCGCGAACGCATGCCGGGAGTTGCGCGTCACGCATGTCCTCAACGCCGTCGATCCTCGATTCGTCGTCGACATCTTCGAGGGAGCCTTCCTGGCCGGCGCCGACTACCTGGATACGGCCATGAGTCTGTCCAGCCGCCATCCGGACAAGCCCTATGAGTTGACCGGGGTGAAGTTGGGCGATGACCAGTTCGCCCACTCCGACTCCTGGGGGGCGAAAGGCCGGTTGGCCCTGGTGGGCATCGGCGTCGAACCCGGGCTCGCGGATGTGTTCGCCCGGTATGCCGCGGACAACCTCTTCAGCGAGATCGACGAACTCGGGGTCCGCGACGCCTCCGACCTCGTGGTGCACGGCTACGACTTCGCGCCGTCGTTCTCGATCTGGACCGTGATCGAGGAGTGCCTGAACCCACCGGTCATCTGGGAGAAGGACCGCGGCTGGTACACCACCGAACCCTTCAGCGAGCCGGAGGTGTTCGATTTTCCGGAAGGCATCGGACCGGTCGAGTGCGTGAACGTCGAACACGAAGAAGTCCTCCTGATGCCGCGGTGGATCGACGCTCAACGCGTCACCTTCAAGTTCGGACTGGGCGATGAGTTCATCGAAGTCCTGAAGACACTGCGCAAACTCGGCCTGGACCGCACCGAACCGGTCAAGGTCGGCCATCACGAGGTCAGCCCCCGCGATGTCGTGGCCGCATGCTTGCCCGACCCCCTCACCCTCGGCGACAAGATGTCCGGCAAGACCTGCGCCGGTCTGTGGGTCACCGGCACGGGCAAGGACGGTAATCCTCGTGAGGTTTACCTCTACCACGTGGCCGACAACGACTGGACCATGACGGAATACGGAGCCCAGGCCGTGGTCTGGCAGACAGCCATGAACCCGGTGGTCGCCCTGGAACTCCTCGCGACCGGCCAGTGGTCAGGTGCCGGCGTGCTCGGTCCGGAGGCAATGCCGAGCGAGCCTTTCCTGGACTTGCTGACGAACGGCTACGGCCAGCAGTGGCAGCTCCAGGAGCGCACCCCCACGGCAGTGCCGTGA
- a CDS encoding APC family permease, with product MDEALEPQIDDLKEKGLEQDAVGLAGSITIGLASTAPAFSLAATVGYLAIEVGNFAPAAILVAFIPIIFVAIAYRELNRVIPDCGTTFTWATKAFTPRIGWLGGWGVAVAGVIFMANAADVVGIYAVELYGALTGHEDPSALADSRRLVVPIGVLFIIVMSVINYRGIEGGARMQYFMVAVQFLALGAIIVAAFWHVSQGTQNPDADAFSWEWFNPLAIDGWSSFVQAALLAIFIFWGFDTTLAINEETKDSERTPGRAAVISTVILLGTYLLVTIALQMYAGVERSGLGAKKSADDVFAKVADGLLGSWGLPLLLLTVLISAAASMQTTIMPTARGTLAMGVYKALPDRFAAVHPKYLSPWFSTLIMAVVAIVFYVGFKWISEDMLADTILSIGLAIAFYYAVTGFSAAWYFRKDMFLGVREFFSLFLLPLLGALIMTGVFLQSAYDMYDPDYGYTVLLGIGGVFVMGVGALLAGVVLMIVWNIVAPPFFRGETLHHDTPVLVPDV from the coding sequence GTGGACGAAGCGCTGGAACCACAGATCGATGACCTCAAAGAGAAGGGGCTCGAGCAGGACGCCGTCGGCCTAGCCGGCAGCATCACGATAGGACTGGCATCAACGGCGCCGGCCTTCTCCCTGGCGGCCACGGTCGGCTATCTGGCCATCGAAGTCGGCAACTTCGCGCCGGCGGCGATCCTCGTGGCGTTCATCCCGATCATTTTCGTGGCGATCGCTTACCGCGAGCTGAACCGTGTCATCCCCGACTGCGGCACGACGTTCACCTGGGCCACCAAGGCGTTCACCCCCCGGATCGGTTGGCTGGGCGGTTGGGGCGTCGCCGTCGCCGGAGTCATTTTCATGGCCAACGCCGCCGATGTCGTCGGGATCTACGCGGTCGAACTCTACGGAGCGCTCACTGGGCACGAGGACCCATCGGCACTGGCGGACAGCCGACGCCTGGTCGTCCCGATCGGGGTCCTGTTCATCATCGTCATGAGTGTCATCAACTACCGGGGCATCGAGGGTGGCGCCCGGATGCAGTACTTCATGGTGGCCGTGCAGTTCCTGGCGCTCGGTGCCATCATCGTGGCCGCTTTCTGGCACGTGTCGCAGGGGACGCAGAACCCCGACGCCGACGCGTTCTCGTGGGAGTGGTTCAACCCCCTGGCGATCGATGGCTGGAGTTCGTTCGTCCAGGCGGCGTTGCTGGCGATCTTCATCTTCTGGGGCTTCGATACCACCCTGGCGATCAACGAGGAAACCAAGGACAGCGAGCGCACCCCCGGTCGCGCCGCGGTCATCAGTACCGTCATCCTCCTGGGGACCTACCTCCTGGTCACCATCGCGCTGCAGATGTATGCGGGTGTCGAGCGGTCCGGCCTTGGTGCCAAGAAGAGCGCCGACGACGTGTTCGCCAAGGTGGCCGATGGATTGCTCGGATCATGGGGGCTGCCGCTGCTGCTGCTTACGGTCCTGATCAGCGCCGCCGCTTCGATGCAGACCACGATCATGCCGACAGCTAGGGGCACCTTGGCCATGGGTGTGTACAAGGCACTGCCCGACCGCTTCGCCGCGGTCCACCCCAAGTACCTCTCCCCATGGTTCTCCACCCTGATCATGGCCGTGGTGGCCATCGTGTTCTACGTGGGGTTCAAGTGGATCAGCGAGGACATGTTGGCGGACACCATCCTGTCCATCGGACTGGCCATCGCGTTCTACTACGCGGTCACCGGATTCTCCGCTGCCTGGTACTTCCGCAAGGACATGTTCCTCGGCGTCCGGGAGTTCTTCTCCCTGTTCCTGCTGCCCCTGCTCGGCGCGCTGATCATGACCGGTGTGTTCCTGCAGAGCGCCTACGACATGTACGACCCGGACTACGGATACACCGTGCTGCTGGGTATCGGCGGGGTGTTCGTGATGGGGGTCGGGGCCCTGCTGGCGGGTGTCGTGCTGATGATCGTCTGGAACATCGTGGCCCCGCCCTTCTTCCGCGGCGAAACACTGCATCACGACACCCCGGTTCTCGTGCCCGACGTCTGA